A portion of the Coturnix japonica isolate 7356 chromosome 4, Coturnix japonica 2.1, whole genome shotgun sequence genome contains these proteins:
- the LOC107312760 gene encoding protein shisa-1-like — MARGLLCILLLVLRGRPGRAAEYCHDWKSGTQRWHRGFQCPERYDSPEATLCCGTCSLRYCCSAPEARLDQSLCPGEQQPSTRPPAPVPVYLPFLLVGSVFVAFVVGGACVGICCCKCLKSHDDEQQNGFAPGQTWLLEPNLSHHLSSSAAAGSATRSDPQPRNFCMALAPALPIAGLSEEAQFLSSSPTRGQLLHPLQASHRMPPDHNTLMAPAAFLKRPYGHSTNVFPVSVMQDDQMLYSGVHI; from the exons ATGGCCAGGGGGCTGCtttgcatcctgctgctggtCCTACGGGGTCGCCCCGGCCGGGCTGCAGAGTATTGCCACGACTGGAAGAGCGGCACGCAGCGCTGGCACCGCGGCTTCCAGTGCCCGGAGCGCTATGACAGCCCCGAGGCCACCCTGTGCTGCGGGACCTGCAGCCTGCGCTACTGCTGCTCGGCCCCGGAGGCGCGCCTGGACCAGAGCCTGTGCCCGggggagcagcagcccagcaccaggcCACCTGCACCAG tgccTGTGTACCTGCCGTTCCTTCTCGTCGGGTCTGTGTTTGTGGCATTTGTTGTTGGTGGTGCCTGCGTTGGAATTTGCTGCTGCAAGTGCTTAAAATCTCACGATGACGAGCAGCAAAATGGATTTGCACCTGGTCAGACGTGGCTACTAGAACCCAATCTTTCTCATCAcctctccagctctgctgctgctggttctgctACCAGAAGTGATCCTCAGCCCAGAAACTTCTGCATGGCTCTGGCTCCAGCTCTTCCCATCGCTGGGTTGTCGGAAGAAGCTCAGTTCTTAAGTTCTTCACCTACCAGGGGCCAACTCCTGCACCCCTTACAGGCCAGCCACAGAATGCCCCCTGATCATAACACACTAATGGCTCCAGCAGCTTTCCTTAAAAGACCTTATGGACACAGCACTAATGTATTTCCTGTTAGTGTAATGCAGGATGACCAAATGTTGTACTCGGGAGTTCATATCTGA